In the genome of Bremerella sp. P1, the window GTCCCAATCGCGGAGTTCACGTTCGGCGCCTGCCTCCCGAAGGTTAGCTTAGCGACTTCGCGTGCACCCCACTTTCGTGGCTTGACGGGCGGTGTGTACAAGGCTCAGGAACATATTCACCGCGGTATGCTGACCCGCGATTACTAGCGATTCCGGCTTCATGCAGGCGAGTTGCAGCCTGCAATCCGAACTGAGCAACACTTTTTGGGATTTGCTAGATCTCGCGATTTTGCTTCCCTTTGTATGTTGCATTGTAGGACGTGTGCAGCCCTAGTCATAAAGGCCATGAGGACTTGACGTCATCCCCACCTTCCTCCGGTTTAACACCGGCGGTCTCTCTAGAGTCCCCGACATTACTCGCTGGCAACTAGAGATAAGGGTTTCGCTCGTTAAGGGACTTAACCCGACATCTCACGACACGAGCTGACGACAGCCATGCAGCACCTGTGCAAAAGCTCTCCGAAGAGCACTCTCCCCTTTCAGGGAGATTCTTAAGCATGTCAAGACTAGGATAAGGTTCTTCGCGTAGCCTCGAATTAAGCCACATCCTCCACCGCTTGTGTGAGCCCCCGTCAATTCTTTTGAGTTTCAGCCTTGCGACCATACTCCCCAGGCGGAGCACTTAACACTTTCGCTACGACCGAGAAACTGTGGGAGGTCCCTCGATCCAGTGCTCATCGTTTACAGCTAGGACTACCGGGGTATCTAATCCCGTTCGCTCCCCTAGCTTTCGTGCCTCAGCGTCAGAAGAGACCCAGTGAGCCGCCTTCGCCACCGGTGTTCCTGATGATATCAACGCATTTCACCGCTCCACCATCAGTTCCGCTCACCCCTATCTCCCTCAAGCCATGCAGTTTCAAACGCAGTTCCACGGTTGAGCCGTGGGATTTCACATCTGACTTGCATGGCCGCCTACGCACCCTTTAAGCCCAGTAATTCCGAATAACGTTCGGTCGGTTCGTCTTACCGCGGCTGCTGGCACGAACTTAGCCCGACCTTCCTCTGAGGTTTGGTCAAAATTTCCTTCCCTCTGACAGCGGTTTACAACCCGAAGGCCTTCATCCCGCACGCGGCATCGCTCGGTCAGACTTGCGTCCATTGCCGAAGATTCTCGACTGCAGCCACCCGTAGGTGTCTGGGCAGTGTCTCAGTCCCAGTGAGACGGGCCACGCTCTCACGCCCGCTAACCATCGTCGCCTTGGTAAGCCATTACCTTACCAACTAGCTAATAGTGAGCAGACCCATCTCCAGGCGCCGGAGCTTTGATCCGTAGATGTTATTGGGCATTACCGCCAGTTTCCCGACGCTATTCCCAGCCTGGAGGTAGGTATCTACCTGTTACTCTCCCTTTCGCCGCTGTCCCCTCGAAAGCAAGCTTTCTTGGTTCTCGCTCGACTTGCATGCCTAATCCATGCCGCCAACGTTCATTCTGAGCCAGGATCAAACCCTTCAATTAAATATTTGCTTAACCAAGACGACCGAAGCCGAATCAGTGTGTTAGCAAGTTAGCAATCGAAAATGTTTGAACTAGCTACTAGATTTCAAAAAAATTGAACTAGCTTGAGTTCAAATTGTGATCGCCTCTCCAAGACTGCAAGCAATCTCAAAGAAGCACAACCACTATTGTTCTCAAACAGAGGTCACTACCAAATTGTCAAAGATCAAAAGCTTTCGCTTCTCCCTGTCGGCGTCAGTCGCTTCAGGTGAGACGGTATATCCTATCGCTTCTTGGTCTGGCGTCAAAGGGGCTCACCGGGTTTTTGTTTGGAAAAGATGAAATCAAGTTGTAAGGTCCTGCCGTAAAACACATTACGACGATGCGAATTCCGGGGGAACGTTTCCCTTTTCGCTTCGGTTGGACTCAGCGACCCTGTAAACGTTGGCTTGGATCTTGTATTTTACGAGTGGTGAAGCGTGTGTATTGCTGAAGCCTTATTTTGGTTGCCATAGAAGAAGGGCATGAATGTCATGATTTGTCGTGGAGTTCGCGGTGCGACTACCGTTACGCATAACGATCGAGACGAGATCCTCGAAGCGACTCGGCAGCTATTGGCCCTCATGATTCGCCAGAATGGAATCGACCCAAAGGATGTGGCCAGCGCCATATTTACGGTGACCAGCGATCTCGACGCGGAGTTTCCGGCGCTCGCCGCACGTCAAATCGGCTGGATGGATGTTCCCCTGATCTGCACGCATGAAATCAGTGTCCCAGGCTCATTGCCGCGGTGCTTGCGAATTCTCCTGCACTGGAACACGGATAAAGCCCAGAACGAAATCCACCATGTCTATGTGCGCGATGCTGTCAGGCTCCGCCCAGATTTGTGCCAGGTTCCTGAGATTGATTGGAAAGAACTTGAGCAGTGGATCGAGCAGCAGATGGCGGGAATGAAGTAAGGTCTGATTTATAACCTGTGTTATGGTAACAGGTTAATCTCTTTGTTCTACTGGCGTTCGGCTAGCACTTGCGGAGTGTTGGCACTCTACTTGCTTCTTATTTGTTGATGAGATGCCCCTGTGTCGAGTGGGGCAGCTGCCCACTGTGTGGGCATTTTTTGTGCCTGACTTGCCGGAAAAGGCTTCGAAAAACCCTGTATTATCGCGGAGAACCGAGTCATTTGTCTATGGTCTTCATCAGAAGTTAACGATACTATTGTTAATACCTCATCTGTGATCGATTGACACGGCAAATGCCCCTCTGCCGGACATCCATATTCAACTCCAGGGTGTGGCGTTTAGCCATTAATAAAGGAGGCTCGTATGCAGGATGTAATCGCGGGCTACTTCATCGTAGGCATCGTCAGCCTAGGTGGATTCTTCGCTACACGAGCGTGGACCAAGGAATGGTCGGTGTTCGCTCTGAACCAATTTGCGATCATCGTGATTGCCATCGTCGGCCTCTATACGGCTTTTGTCTGGGAAAGCCTGTTTCTCACTGAGCTACTGCCGTTCTCAAACTTAATCATCCTTAGCAACATCTATCCCTTGGCTGCACTCGTGCTGGCCGCGATCGCTTCGAACCGCTTGCGTGAGCAAGGGTGGCGACGTGTTATTCCAATGACTGGCCTCCTGGGAGCTGGTGTCTGGTCCTTGGCTTATCCCGTGATGGGGCAGGCACCTGAGTGCCGGATGAATTGGGATTCGCAAGGTATTTGTTACCAGACGACAGACCAAACCTGTACCGCTGCTTGCGCCGCGACCCTGCTGAACTACTACGATATCGTGGCCACGGAAGAAGAAATGGCCGAGTTGTGTTTGACTCGGCAGGGAACTTCGTGGAAGGGCTTTTACCGAGGGCTGAAGCTCAAAACGAAAGATACGTCCTACCAAGTACGCATGGACTACCTCACGGCTGATCAGCTTGCCGCCTCACGACGACCCGTTGTCTTGCGTGTCGGAAAACGAGCGTGGTTCGGCAGTGGTAATGCCGCCGGTTTGCCCGAAGGATGGAAGGTTGGAGAGATCCACTCGGTTGTCTGTCTCGGACAGATTCGAGGCTACTATGTCATTGCCGATCCCAACCCTGACATTGGCATCGAGTTCTGGAGCGAGGAAGAGTTGCTGAAGGTGTGGGACGGCCATAGTGCGCGGCTTGAACGCAGCTACGAAGGTCCGGGATTCAAAAACACGCTAAGCGGACTAGAGAACGTCCACGCTTTGGTGGCTCGTTAAGCTTCTGTCGAGCAGCGAATCGACTGTGTCTCAGTGACTAAGTGGTCGACTGGAATATCGTGGGCTTCGCTGGGAAGTTTTGGAAAGATCTGGCAATCGAATGCCAAGCCAATCTTTTGGCACTCGCCGCTGAGTTTCTCAAGGAGGCGATCAAAATAGCCTTTGCCGTACCCGATTCGGTTGCCACGGCGGTCGAATGCGACGCCAGGCATCACAACGGTATCTAAGTTTTCGGGGGAGACATTATGCTCGTCGCGAAGTGATGGGATGGGTTCCTTGATGCCGAATGCACCTTGCTCAAGTTGCTGCAGGTCGGTGAGTCGGAAGAGGCCGAGCTCATTATTGGTCAGGCAATAGGGGACTACGACGTGGCCCTTCTCAAGCAGCAGTTCCTCCAAGATACCTGCCGTTCTCACTTCGTTGCGGACGCTTACATAGACCAGCCAGTTGGAGTCCTTACGAATGGGAAACTCCGTAAGAAGTCGGCGGTGAATCGCGTTACTTCGCTGGCCGCCGTCATCGAGTGCCTGGCGTCGAGCGATTGCCTGACGGCGAATAGCGTTCTTTTCTAATGGATCCATGTCTGCCGTGGATAATTCCAACTAACCGAACAGAGCCATCGTCAGACGCATGCCGGTGAACCAAAGGTAGAGACTTGCAACCGTGCGGGTGAGCGCCGAAAGCAAGGACAATATGGAAAGGCCAAACCCTACCCAGCGAGCTTTGGAGCGTCGATGGGATAACAGGTATACATTCGAGATAACGGCGACCGCTGCCAGTAGCACACCGAAAATCGAATAGTAGCAAACAACGTTTGCCAGGAAAGCGAGAGCGGAACCGCCAAGGCTTGGGTAGTCCAGCGGAAGCGAATCTAAATAACTCTTGATCTTCGGAACTAACGCCTGTGAGTGAATTGGGATTGCTTCCACCTCATCACTCTCTTCTTCGATGATCGCTTCAATGGGTTCATCTTCTTCGGCTTTTTCAGGCGTGAGGTAGAGCGCCAGAACAGGAGCCCGGCGGATGGGCGGAACTTGAAGTTGAATCGTTTGGGTCGAACCAGACCCGTCGAGTGTCGAAGTCCGAACCGTTTCGCTACGAATGAATGGCGTGCCGCATTTCCAGCAGCGGTTGACTGCTCCCATGAGCTCTTCACCGCAGTTGCTGCATATGACACTCATTGGTGGGGCCTGAGTCGAGAGGGTATTGGTTGGGCTTACGTGAAAAAGTATATAGATTCGCGCATATCTGCAATCTTGTGGAGCCGTGCAAAACGGACTACTCTAAAAAGTTTACCGCGAATAGCCAAATATTCTCCTATTCATAGTCAGCCTCCTGAAAAAAAGCGGGAAAACTCCCTGCCCATCGACAAGTGTTCTCAGGGGACACCATTTCTATCGTGAGAAGTATGTTGAATTTGAAAAGCGTGAAGGTTCTGTCTCGTTCTTGGGTGCTCTTGGCTCTGACTTGTATGGGTGGCTCGCCGCTACATGCTGAAGTGCCTGAGCCAGAAGTTCCTCAACTTGCTCCCGCATCTGACGAGGGCGAGAATGCGATCTCCGGATTCAAGGTGCCTGAGGGTTTCAAGATGAGCCTCTTCGCGGCCGAACCGATGACCGCGAACCCGGTGGCATTTTGCCTGGACGATTTCGGACGCGTCTATGTCGCGGAAACCTACCGCCAAGGCCAAGGGGTCGAGGACAACCGCGGTCATAATTATTGGTTGATCGACGATCTCTCGGCTCAGTCCGTTGCCGACCGTCGAGCATACATTCTGAAGCATCATCCGGAAGCGGCTCAAAAATATACTCAGCATGACGATCGAATTCGCATGTTGGTCGATACCGATGGTGATGGGAAGGCCGACGAAGACACAGTCTTTTCTTCCGGCTACAACGACATCGTTGAAGGAACCGGAGCTGGCGTGTTGGCACTCAACGGTAGTGTTTACTACACCAACATTCCTCACGTGTGGAAGTTGAAAGATGTCGATGGGGATGGTGTTGCCGATGAAAAGAAGTCCCTCAGCGAAGGGTACGGAGTTCGATTCGCATTTCGAGGTCACGACTTGCACGGTTTGACCCTTGGCCCCGATGGCAAGATCTACTTCAGCATCGGTGACCGCGGCTACAACATCGAAGTCAATGGAACTCGACTGAAAGATCCAGGCTCCGGAGCCGTGTTCCGCTGCAATCCGGATGGATCGAACTTGGAGGTCTTCTGCACAGGGCTTCGTAACCCTCAGGAGCTTGCATTCGACGATTTCGGCAATCTCTTTACTTGCGATAACAACTCGGACAGTGGTGACCAGGCCCGGTGGCATTACCTGGTGAAAGATGGTCACACCGGCTGGAATATGGCTTACCAATACCTGAGTGACCGTGGACCTTGGAACCGAGAGAAGCTGTGGCATCCGCACCACGAAGGTCAGGCCGCTTACATCGTTCCACCGATTGTTAACATTTCGGATGGTCCCAGCGGTCTGGTCTACTACCCAGGCACCGGCTTTGGAAAGCAATACGATGGAACATTCTTTCTCTGCGACTTTCGGGGCGGCCCCGCAAACAGTGGCATTCGGACCTTCCGCATGGAAGCCAAGGGAGCAGGCTACGACTTGGTCGACTCTGAGCAATTCCTCTGGAAGTGCCTGGTTACCGACGTTGATTTTGGCCCAGACGGTGCGATGTATGTTAGTGACTGGGTCGATGGTTGGACTGGTTTGAATAAGGGTCGCATCTATCGCTTGACCAAGGATAATCCTGAAGACGCGGAGCTAATCGCGGAAGTGAAAGCATTGCTTCCGAGCGATTTCACGGCGAAGTCGGACGACGAGTTGAAGACGCTACTCAGCCATGCCGATCGGCGCGTTCGCATGAAAGCACAATTTGCCCTGGCTGCTGGCGACAAGCTCGATATCCTCAAGGCAGTGGCCGCCGACAGCGATCAGTCCCAGCTGGCCCGGCTGCATGCAATTTGGGGCATCGGACAGATTGCCGAAGGAGAAGCCAAGATCGCGGATCGCGTGAAGACCGTCGAGCTGCTTTCGACGCAACTCGTGAAAGACAAAGACCCAGAAGTCCGGGCACAAGTAGGTCGCGTGCTGGGAGAGCTTCGCGTGATCTATGGGCTTCCTGTATTGCTGGAAGACGAGAACCCACGCGTTCAGTACTTCGCCATGATCGGTCTGGGCAATGCCGGGCCTCATGGAGATCCGAACCAGGTGATCGATCGCGTGGCTGCGATTCTGGCTAAGAATGCCGATCAGGATCCTGTCTTGCGACACGGCGGCATTATGGCCATGGCCGGTATGCGAAGTCTTCAGTCTTTGGCCGACTTGGCAAATCATCCTTCCGCCAGCGTACGCATTGCGGCCGTGGTTGCTTTGCGTCGGCTCGAAAGCCCGACGTTGGTTCGTTACTTAACCGATGGCAATGAGCTGGTGGTTCTGGAAGCGGTTCGTGCTATCCACGATCTGCCGATGGAAAATGCTCTGCCTCAGGCAGCTCGATTGATTGATGCAGGCTGGAAGAATGACGCGCTGTTGCGTCGCGTGCTCAATGCCAACTTCCGCTTGGGAGATAAAGAGAACGCCGAGGCACTGGCTCGTTTCGCAGCGCGAAGTGATATGCCTGAGGCGATGCGGTTGGAATCGCTGGCCATGCTGGAAGCCTGGGAGAAGCCAGGGCAGTTGGATCGCGTGATCAACTTCTACCGCCCACTGGAAGAACGGGATCGAGCGGTTGCCAAGGAAGCTTTGGCGTCCGCGTTGCCGAAGTTGTTAACCACCGACGAAGCTGTTCGTAACAAAGCTGCCAAGCTGGCTGCTTCGTTCGGCATCAAAGAGGTTGCTCCTGTGTTGATTGGCTTGGCAACCGATGATAAGCAATCGGCCGAAACAAGGGCCGACGCGATTGCCGCTTTGGTAAGTGTTGATGCCGACAAAGCGCTGCCAATCGTCCTCGAGGCATTGAATTCAGACAAGCCACTGGTCCGAGCTGTTGCACGCGATCAGGTCGCGAAGCTGACCCCCGATGCCGCAGCTAAGACTCTTGCCGATGGTATTGCTGCCGATTCGACGATCGAACGTCAGAAGGCTTTGGCAGCTCTGGCTAGTTTGAAGCCAATGGGTGGTGGCGAGATTGTTGCTTCGGCGATGGAAAGCCTGCTTTCCGGAAAGTTGCCAGAGGATACGCGTCTGGATGCGATCGAAGCGGCAACCGCATTCAAGGATTCGGCAGAAGTCTCGTCATTGCTTGAGAAGTATCGTTTGTCCCTGGATCCAGCTGACCCGTTGGCCGAATATCGAGTCGCACTTGCTGGTGGCGACTTCGAGCGAGGACGCAAGATTTTCTTCGAGAAGACGGAAACCTCGTGCGTTCGCTGTCACCGTGCCATGGGGACAGGCGGTCGCGTTGGTCCAGAACTGGATGCCCTGGGGCAAACGAAGACTCGTGAATATCTGCTCGAGGCAGTCGTTCAGCCGAATGCCAAGATTGCCGAAGGCTTTGAATCGATTCTGGTCCTTACCATCGACGGTCAGACCTACTCCGGTGTTCTCAAGGAAGAAACGGATGAAGCCGTCAATCTGGTCGATGCCGATGGCAAGCTAATTACGATTCCGCAGGACGATATCGAGGGGCGCAAGAGTGCCAAGAGCCCGATGCCTGAGGATATCTACAAGCATCTGTCGAAGTCGGAACTGCGCGACCTGGTCCAATTCCTGGCGAGCCTGAAGAAGGATGGCTCGGCGGCCGGCCACGAATAATTACTTCGTGCTGTTCTCGAAGAACTTCCAAAGCTCGGCGGTTGCGTCGAGCTTGCTGGTGATCGGGCCAATCAAGCGAGGTGGCAAGTTTCGGGTTGCACCTGGCCATTGATGACCGTGGCCGTGTAGGTAAAGAATGGTCAGCTCGGGACCATTCTTTTTCGACCGATAACGAACTTTCTTGATTTCGTCGTCATCCGAAACGATTGTCGGTTCTGTCTCGCAGTTGATCGCCTGGGCCCAATTCTTCATAAGATCGGCAACGGGGGGAGTCGTTCGCGTGCCCCAAGGAAGCGAGGATTCTCCTCCTTCGATCGGCAGCACAGGATCAGCCATTCCGAAGATAAAAAGTGTCGGCAGCGGTTTGGTTGGTTTAGGGTCTTCAACCGCGACCATGCCTGCCACGGTACCAATCGCCACGAGCCGATCGGCCATCTCGGCCCCAAGGCGGAAGGTCATCCCGCCACCGTTACTATGCCCGGTGGCGAAGACGCGTTTTTTGTCGAAAGGGACCTTCTTGGCAAGGTCATCCAGCAGCAGGCGAATGTAGGCGACGTCGTCGATCTTGGACCGCGGTGAGCCTTCGCGGAGTTGTCCTGAGTTCCATAGCGGTGGATTCGCTAGGAAGTTGCTGGGCAGACGCGGCCTGGCCGGCAGTCCGTTGGGAGCGACAACGACAAACCCTTTTTCATCGGCCAGTTTGGCCCAGTTGTCGTGGTGCAAGATCGACTCGGCACCGCCCCCTGCTCCATGCATGGCGATGACTAAGGGAGGAGGTGTCTTCGCGTTGTAGTTTTTGGGGATATGAACCAACGCAGTCCGAGTATAGCCATCGGACTCGGTTTCGATCTCAAACTCACCAGCTATGGGTGGGAATGGGATTTCAGCTGCTTGAAAGTCGTTGCCACCCCAAAGCAGCCAGCCGGCAACTCCAGTCACAAGAAGGATCACAAGCCAGCGACGACGATGGAACATGGCAACCTCGCAAGGGTAACGGGTGATTGGTTACCTGGTATTACCTGCGAGATTGCCTGTCGGTTTCGGAAGATTTACGTTCCCAGGATGACACCGCCATCGACTCGGATGGCTGCGCCGTTGGTGGCACTGGATAAGGGAGAGCAGTAATACGCGGTGGTGTTAGCAACCTCTTCGACCTCCGCAAATCGCTGGATGAGCGAAGTTGGCCGGCCATGGTTGAAGAAGTCTTTCTCGAATTCTTCCTTCGATTGCTTGGCTTCTTCGGCCAGTTCTTCAACAAATCGGGACACGCCTTCCGACGCGGTTGGGCCTGGTAAAATCGCATTCACGGTCACGTGCGTCCCTTTGGTCAGTCGGGCGATACCGTTAACCAGGGAGATGTTCGCGGCTTTGGTCATACCATAATGAATCATCTCGGCAGGAATCTGGACGCCACTTTCGCTGGAGACAAACAAGATGCGGCCCCAGTTGCGTTCGAGCATTCCTGGCAAGACGGCACGGGTGAGACGCACTCCGGACATGACGTTCACCTGGTAGAAACGTTCCCAGTCCTCGTCGGGGATATCTGTGAACTCTTTTGGTTCAAAGATTCCCGCGTTGTTGACCAGGATGTCGATTTGTCCTGCCTTTTCGAGCAGTTGGTTGCAGCCTTCAGATGTGGAGACATCGGCGGCGATGCCCCGCGTGTTGTGCCCGATCGCTTGGGCCGCGGCCTCGGTAGACTCGTCGCTGCGTCCATTGACGATGACGTTCGCCCCTTCCTTGGCTAGAACCTCGGCAATTGCGTAGCCAATCCCTTTGGTCGAGCCAGAAACCAGGGCGTTCTTGTTCTTCAGTTGAAGATCCATGAGATCGTCTTTCTAGCAAGTAGTATGAGAAATCGAAGGCGACACCGAGACGAGCCTTCGTCGAGTCGGTTGCGTGAATTCAGCGGGAGCCTGCCTTAATTCTACGGCGACACGGCACGAGCAGGCCAAACTCGTGCGGGATCGTAAAAGGCCCGTTGATGACTCAGTCGAGTAAAGAAGGTGCAATCCTGGACAGCTAGTACCACGCGATTTCTAACGCAGGATTGACACTTGACTATTTTTGATGCATGGGCTCGAAGCCGAGTTACAGGTAACCAGCTCAGAAAACGAAGCATTCTCAAGCAGTTTGGCTTTACAGCCAAAGCGTACTTTGTTGTCGCACCGACTGATTCAAACAGCCATTAATGCGACGTTCCAACAGAAGATTCTTCGAGCTTGCCAGGCGAAGTAAATGCATGAGCTGGTTGGGCGTCAGGCTCGTGGTAGTCGCGTTCCTCACTCAGGATTGTTCCAGGGGCGAAGAACTCGATGAAGCTTACCTTGATCGAGTAACCCACGGGAACCAAAAACAGCACCAGGACCGTTGCGAAGATTTCACCGAAGGCAATGCTCGTTGCCATCGGAATCAGAAGTTGAGCTTGAAGCGAGGTCTCTGTCAAAAGTGGCGAGAGGCCACCCACGGTCGTAATGGTGGTCAGCAGGACAGGGCGAAATCGCCGTGTACCAGCTTCCAGGAGTGCTTCCTTGAGCGGCATGCCGGCGTGTACCCGTTGATTGATGAAGTCAACCAGCACGATGGAGTCATTGACGACAATCCCGGTAAGCGCGACCAGGCCGAACATGCTGAAAAAGGTGAGCGGAATGCCCATGATCGCATGACCAGCGACAGCTCCGATCGCTCCGAAAGGAATAATGGCCAGGATCAGAAGCGGCTGGAAGTACGATTTGAATTCAAACGCAAGCAGCATGAACATGGCCACCAGAGCCACAATGAATCCATTGAAAAGGCTGCCCATCGACTCACTG includes:
- the aroH gene encoding chorismate mutase translates to MICRGVRGATTVTHNDRDEILEATRQLLALMIRQNGIDPKDVASAIFTVTSDLDAEFPALAARQIGWMDVPLICTHEISVPGSLPRCLRILLHWNTDKAQNEIHHVYVRDAVRLRPDLCQVPEIDWKELEQWIEQQMAGMK
- a CDS encoding cysteine peptidase family C39 domain-containing protein encodes the protein MQDVIAGYFIVGIVSLGGFFATRAWTKEWSVFALNQFAIIVIAIVGLYTAFVWESLFLTELLPFSNLIILSNIYPLAALVLAAIASNRLREQGWRRVIPMTGLLGAGVWSLAYPVMGQAPECRMNWDSQGICYQTTDQTCTAACAATLLNYYDIVATEEEMAELCLTRQGTSWKGFYRGLKLKTKDTSYQVRMDYLTADQLAASRRPVVLRVGKRAWFGSGNAAGLPEGWKVGEIHSVVCLGQIRGYYVIADPNPDIGIEFWSEEELLKVWDGHSARLERSYEGPGFKNTLSGLENVHALVAR
- a CDS encoding 5-formyltetrahydrofolate cyclo-ligase, translating into MDPLEKNAIRRQAIARRQALDDGGQRSNAIHRRLLTEFPIRKDSNWLVYVSVRNEVRTAGILEELLLEKGHVVVPYCLTNNELGLFRLTDLQQLEQGAFGIKEPIPSLRDEHNVSPENLDTVVMPGVAFDRRGNRIGYGKGYFDRLLEKLSGECQKIGLAFDCQIFPKLPSEAHDIPVDHLVTETQSIRCSTEA
- a CDS encoding PVC-type heme-binding CxxCH protein, with the translated sequence MLNLKSVKVLSRSWVLLALTCMGGSPLHAEVPEPEVPQLAPASDEGENAISGFKVPEGFKMSLFAAEPMTANPVAFCLDDFGRVYVAETYRQGQGVEDNRGHNYWLIDDLSAQSVADRRAYILKHHPEAAQKYTQHDDRIRMLVDTDGDGKADEDTVFSSGYNDIVEGTGAGVLALNGSVYYTNIPHVWKLKDVDGDGVADEKKSLSEGYGVRFAFRGHDLHGLTLGPDGKIYFSIGDRGYNIEVNGTRLKDPGSGAVFRCNPDGSNLEVFCTGLRNPQELAFDDFGNLFTCDNNSDSGDQARWHYLVKDGHTGWNMAYQYLSDRGPWNREKLWHPHHEGQAAYIVPPIVNISDGPSGLVYYPGTGFGKQYDGTFFLCDFRGGPANSGIRTFRMEAKGAGYDLVDSEQFLWKCLVTDVDFGPDGAMYVSDWVDGWTGLNKGRIYRLTKDNPEDAELIAEVKALLPSDFTAKSDDELKTLLSHADRRVRMKAQFALAAGDKLDILKAVAADSDQSQLARLHAIWGIGQIAEGEAKIADRVKTVELLSTQLVKDKDPEVRAQVGRVLGELRVIYGLPVLLEDENPRVQYFAMIGLGNAGPHGDPNQVIDRVAAILAKNADQDPVLRHGGIMAMAGMRSLQSLADLANHPSASVRIAAVVALRRLESPTLVRYLTDGNELVVLEAVRAIHDLPMENALPQAARLIDAGWKNDALLRRVLNANFRLGDKENAEALARFAARSDMPEAMRLESLAMLEAWEKPGQLDRVINFYRPLEERDRAVAKEALASALPKLLTTDEAVRNKAAKLAASFGIKEVAPVLIGLATDDKQSAETRADAIAALVSVDADKALPIVLEALNSDKPLVRAVARDQVAKLTPDAAAKTLADGIAADSTIERQKALAALASLKPMGGGEIVASAMESLLSGKLPEDTRLDAIEAATAFKDSAEVSSLLEKYRLSLDPADPLAEYRVALAGGDFERGRKIFFEKTETSCVRCHRAMGTGGRVGPELDALGQTKTREYLLEAVVQPNAKIAEGFESILVLTIDGQTYSGVLKEETDEAVNLVDADGKLITIPQDDIEGRKSAKSPMPEDIYKHLSKSELRDLVQFLASLKKDGSAAGHE
- a CDS encoding alpha/beta hydrolase family esterase is translated as MFHRRRWLVILLVTGVAGWLLWGGNDFQAAEIPFPPIAGEFEIETESDGYTRTALVHIPKNYNAKTPPPLVIAMHGAGGGAESILHHDNWAKLADEKGFVVVAPNGLPARPRLPSNFLANPPLWNSGQLREGSPRSKIDDVAYIRLLLDDLAKKVPFDKKRVFATGHSNGGGMTFRLGAEMADRLVAIGTVAGMVAVEDPKPTKPLPTLFIFGMADPVLPIEGGESSLPWGTRTTPPVADLMKNWAQAINCETEPTIVSDDDEIKKVRYRSKKNGPELTILYLHGHGHQWPGATRNLPPRLIGPITSKLDATAELWKFFENSTK
- a CDS encoding SDR family NAD(P)-dependent oxidoreductase yields the protein MDLQLKNKNALVSGSTKGIGYAIAEVLAKEGANVIVNGRSDESTEAAAQAIGHNTRGIAADVSTSEGCNQLLEKAGQIDILVNNAGIFEPKEFTDIPDEDWERFYQVNVMSGVRLTRAVLPGMLERNWGRILFVSSESGVQIPAEMIHYGMTKAANISLVNGIARLTKGTHVTVNAILPGPTASEGVSRFVEELAEEAKQSKEEFEKDFFNHGRPTSLIQRFAEVEEVANTTAYYCSPLSSATNGAAIRVDGGVILGT